One part of the Arthrobacter sp. EM1 genome encodes these proteins:
- a CDS encoding FAD-binding and (Fe-S)-binding domain-containing protein → MAPLDLAGLRSAVQDPAQVKTRAIDLHANAHDASHFLLIPQAVVTAGSAADVGGLLRASAAQGVPLTFRSGGTSLSGQAVTDGVLVDVRRNFRDIEVLDGGARVRVQPGVTVRALNARLARYGRKFGPDPASEAACTIGGVVANNSSGMNCGTVDNTYRTLESLTVVLPSGTVIDTAAADADQKLRALEPELHEGLARLAARVRNNPDSVQRIRQQFSMKNTMGYGLNSLLDFQTPVDIMAHLIVGSEGTLGFVAEAVFRTIQRLPHAAAGLLVFPDLEAANAALPALVATGAATVELMDGLSLKVGQTLKGTPAVVQDLVVRDHAALLVEYSAGSAAQLEELQRHGEDILPGLGLSAPARFTGDSRERGQLWQLRKGLYASVAGARPQGTTALLEDIVVPVPVLGRTCRELIRLFDKYSYSNSVIFGHAKDGNVHFMLTDGFATAAELDRYGAFTEDMVDLVLAEGGSLKAEHGTGRVMAPYVRRQYGDELYDVMRTVKRLFDPAGMLNPGVLMDEDPLAHLRHIKTAPPVAEEVDRCVSCGYCEPVCPSKDITLTPRQRIVTLRAIESARLAGDTVLVKELEKDYEYESVDTCAVDGMCQTACPVDINTGSLVKRLRKADAGPLANGAWNAAAKHWEGVTRGASLALTVVNKLPAAAIAAPNHAARAVLGKDTVPLYSAELPGGGPVRKRQAPAGEVDAVYFPACVGAMFGPAGAGPDGQGRGVQYSFEQLCARAGLTLLVPEGIDGLCCGTPWSSKGMAAGQRTMREKTLAALREATREGELPIVCDASSCTEGLRQAVESDAPAAGQRALRMLDAVDFAAERILPRLPGHEKLESLALHPTCSSTRMGLNDALGAVAGAVADRVEIPENWGCCAFAGDRGMLHPELTASATAKQAAEVADMEAAAHASCNRTCELGMTRATGAQYRHVLELLEEVTR, encoded by the coding sequence ATGGCTCCCCTCGATTTGGCTGGCCTCCGCTCGGCAGTGCAGGACCCCGCCCAGGTGAAGACCCGGGCGATCGACCTGCACGCGAATGCCCATGACGCCTCGCACTTCCTGCTGATCCCGCAGGCCGTCGTCACGGCCGGGAGCGCCGCCGACGTCGGCGGTCTGCTGCGCGCCAGCGCGGCCCAAGGAGTGCCGCTGACTTTCCGCTCCGGCGGCACCAGCCTCAGCGGGCAGGCAGTCACCGATGGCGTGCTCGTAGACGTCCGACGCAACTTCAGGGACATCGAAGTGCTCGACGGCGGCGCCCGGGTCCGCGTCCAGCCCGGCGTCACCGTGCGGGCGCTCAATGCGAGGCTCGCCCGTTACGGCCGGAAATTCGGGCCCGATCCGGCCAGCGAGGCAGCGTGCACTATCGGCGGTGTGGTCGCCAACAACTCATCCGGCATGAACTGCGGCACAGTGGACAACACCTACCGCACCCTGGAGTCGCTGACCGTGGTGCTGCCCTCCGGCACCGTGATCGACACCGCGGCGGCCGACGCCGACCAGAAACTCCGTGCCCTCGAGCCGGAACTCCACGAAGGCCTGGCCCGGCTGGCCGCGCGGGTCAGGAACAATCCGGACTCCGTGCAGCGGATCCGGCAGCAGTTCTCCATGAAGAACACCATGGGCTACGGCCTGAACTCCCTGCTGGACTTCCAGACCCCCGTGGACATCATGGCCCACCTGATTGTCGGCAGCGAAGGCACCCTCGGTTTCGTGGCCGAAGCGGTCTTCCGCACCATCCAGCGGCTCCCGCATGCCGCCGCAGGCCTGCTGGTGTTCCCGGACCTCGAGGCCGCCAACGCCGCCCTGCCCGCCCTCGTCGCGACGGGGGCCGCCACCGTTGAGCTGATGGACGGGCTGTCCCTCAAGGTGGGCCAGACGCTCAAGGGAACACCCGCCGTCGTGCAGGACCTGGTCGTCCGGGACCACGCCGCCCTGCTCGTGGAGTACTCCGCCGGCAGCGCCGCGCAACTGGAGGAACTCCAGCGCCATGGCGAGGACATTCTCCCTGGCCTCGGGCTGTCCGCCCCCGCCCGGTTCACCGGCGACTCCCGGGAACGCGGCCAGCTCTGGCAGTTGCGCAAAGGCCTCTACGCCTCGGTCGCCGGAGCGCGTCCCCAGGGAACCACCGCGCTGCTGGAGGACATTGTGGTCCCGGTCCCCGTGCTGGGACGCACCTGCCGGGAATTGATCCGGCTCTTCGATAAATACAGCTACAGCAACAGTGTGATCTTCGGCCACGCCAAGGACGGCAACGTCCACTTTATGCTCACGGACGGCTTCGCCACCGCGGCCGAACTGGACCGCTACGGCGCGTTCACCGAAGACATGGTGGACCTGGTCCTGGCCGAGGGCGGATCGTTGAAGGCAGAGCACGGGACCGGGCGAGTCATGGCCCCCTACGTCCGACGGCAGTACGGGGATGAGCTCTACGACGTCATGCGCACCGTCAAGCGGCTCTTCGACCCCGCCGGGATGCTCAACCCGGGCGTATTGATGGATGAGGATCCGCTGGCGCATCTGCGCCATATCAAGACGGCGCCGCCCGTCGCGGAGGAAGTGGACCGCTGCGTCTCCTGCGGCTACTGCGAGCCGGTGTGCCCCAGCAAGGACATCACCCTTACGCCGCGGCAGCGCATCGTCACGCTGCGCGCCATCGAATCCGCGCGGCTGGCCGGGGACACGGTGCTGGTCAAGGAGCTGGAAAAGGACTACGAGTACGAATCCGTGGACACCTGCGCCGTGGACGGGATGTGCCAGACCGCCTGCCCCGTGGACATCAACACCGGATCGCTCGTGAAACGCCTGCGGAAGGCCGACGCCGGTCCGCTCGCCAACGGTGCCTGGAACGCCGCCGCCAAGCACTGGGAGGGCGTTACGCGCGGCGCCTCCCTGGCGCTGACGGTCGTCAACAAGCTCCCGGCCGCTGCCATCGCCGCACCCAACCACGCAGCGCGGGCAGTGCTCGGGAAAGATACGGTGCCGCTGTATTCCGCCGAACTGCCCGGCGGCGGCCCGGTGCGCAAGCGTCAGGCCCCGGCGGGGGAAGTTGACGCCGTCTACTTCCCGGCCTGTGTTGGCGCTATGTTCGGACCGGCAGGAGCCGGTCCTGACGGTCAGGGACGCGGCGTCCAGTACAGCTTCGAACAACTCTGTGCCCGGGCCGGGCTCACCCTCCTCGTACCCGAAGGCATCGATGGCCTGTGCTGCGGCACGCCCTGGTCCTCGAAAGGCATGGCGGCGGGCCAAAGAACGATGAGGGAGAAGACCCTGGCCGCCCTCCGGGAGGCGACCCGGGAGGGGGAGCTTCCAATCGTGTGCGACGCGTCCTCCTGCACCGAGGGCCTGCGCCAGGCGGTGGAATCGGACGCACCCGCGGCAGGGCAGCGCGCCCTGCGGATGCTGGACGCCGTGGACTTCGCCGCGGAACGGATCCTGCCCCGGCTGCCCGGCCACGAGAAGCTGGAGTCACTGGCGCTCCATCCCACCTGCTCGTCCACCCGGATGGGCCTCAACGATGCCCTGGGCGCCGTCGCCGGCGCCGTGGCGGACCGGGTTGAGATCCCGGAAAACTGGGGCTGCTGCGCGTTCGCCGGGGATCGGGGCATGCTGCACCCGGAACTGACAGCGTCGGCGACCGCGAAACAGGCTGCGGAAGTGGCCGACATGGAAGCCGCCGCCCACGCCTCCTGCAACCGGACCTGCGAACTGGGCATGACCCGGGCCACGGGTGCCCAGTACAGGCACGTGCTCGAGCTGCTGGAAGAGGTCACGCGGTAG
- a CDS encoding L-lactate permease, with the protein MFQQILDPIAGSLVISALCAALPLVLLFVLLGVFKVKAPKAALASLALSLLLAIVGWQMPVNQALSATAAGIFYGLFPILWILVNALWIYRLTVATPWFEVLGRTIRSISNDLRILSILIAFCFGALLESLAGFGAPVAISAAMLMAAGMKPLKSAVVSLLANTAPVAFGAMAAPIIALNGVTGLPLHDLSSMAGRQTPFIALIVPLLLVFIVDGRRGVKQTWPVALVAGAAFGVAQFVTSNFFAVELTDVVAAVVTVAAVLLMLKFWQPTETVGMDGSAESTPEAVHAAAAATTGRTSRDGGSAAKGSVAAAPGTGVPIDNSRPEPRQIWMAIAPYLIIIAVFSVAQLPAVKTWLGQVGSVTFAWPGLDITDAAGKPVAATKFKLDHLKATGTLLLFSGLITMALYKITASQGLRIYKETLVQLRWTIVTVTAVLGLSFVMNLSGQTTTLGFALASAGGFFAILSPLIGWIGVALTGSDTSSNSLFGQMQATAAAQTGLSPVLMAAANSSAGVMGKMLSLQNLAVAAAAVGLDGAEGTLFRKLIGWSLGLLALITVLIFLQSTPVLGWMVP; encoded by the coding sequence ATGTTTCAGCAGATCCTCGATCCCATTGCCGGGTCCCTGGTGATTTCGGCCCTTTGCGCGGCGCTTCCGCTCGTCCTGCTCTTCGTCCTACTCGGCGTCTTCAAGGTGAAAGCCCCCAAGGCGGCCCTGGCAAGCCTGGCCTTGTCCCTCCTGCTGGCCATCGTCGGCTGGCAGATGCCGGTGAACCAGGCCCTGAGCGCCACCGCGGCCGGCATTTTCTACGGACTGTTCCCGATCCTGTGGATCCTGGTCAACGCACTCTGGATATACCGGCTCACCGTGGCCACCCCGTGGTTCGAAGTGCTGGGACGCACCATCCGTTCCATCTCAAACGACCTGAGGATCCTGTCAATCCTCATCGCTTTCTGCTTCGGCGCCCTGCTGGAATCCCTGGCCGGATTCGGCGCGCCAGTGGCAATCTCCGCCGCCATGCTGATGGCAGCCGGCATGAAACCACTGAAATCAGCAGTGGTCTCGCTGCTGGCCAACACCGCTCCCGTCGCCTTCGGCGCGATGGCCGCGCCCATCATCGCCCTGAACGGCGTCACCGGCTTGCCGCTGCATGATCTGTCCTCCATGGCCGGCCGCCAGACGCCGTTCATCGCACTGATCGTGCCGCTGCTGCTGGTGTTCATCGTCGACGGCCGCCGCGGCGTCAAGCAGACCTGGCCCGTGGCCCTCGTGGCAGGCGCCGCCTTCGGCGTGGCCCAGTTTGTCACGTCCAACTTCTTCGCCGTTGAACTGACTGACGTTGTCGCCGCCGTCGTGACCGTGGCCGCGGTGCTGCTGATGCTGAAGTTCTGGCAGCCGACAGAAACTGTCGGGATGGACGGGTCCGCCGAGAGCACCCCGGAGGCTGTGCACGCCGCTGCTGCCGCAACGACCGGAAGAACTTCCCGGGACGGCGGTTCCGCCGCCAAGGGCTCCGTGGCCGCCGCCCCCGGCACCGGGGTTCCGATCGATAACTCCCGGCCCGAACCCCGGCAGATCTGGATGGCGATCGCACCCTACCTGATCATCATCGCGGTGTTCTCCGTCGCCCAGCTTCCGGCCGTCAAAACCTGGCTTGGCCAGGTCGGCAGCGTGACGTTCGCCTGGCCGGGCCTGGACATCACCGATGCGGCCGGCAAACCGGTTGCGGCCACCAAGTTCAAGCTCGACCACCTCAAGGCGACCGGCACCCTGCTGCTGTTTTCTGGGCTGATCACCATGGCGCTGTACAAGATCACGGCATCCCAGGGCCTGCGCATCTACAAGGAAACTCTGGTCCAGCTGCGCTGGACCATCGTTACCGTCACCGCCGTCCTGGGCCTGTCTTTCGTGATGAACCTGTCCGGCCAGACCACCACCCTGGGCTTCGCGCTGGCGTCAGCGGGCGGCTTCTTCGCCATCCTCTCGCCACTGATCGGATGGATCGGCGTCGCACTGACCGGCTCCGACACCTCCTCCAACTCCCTGTTCGGCCAGATGCAGGCCACCGCAGCGGCGCAGACGGGTCTGTCTCCGGTGCTGATGGCCGCCGCCAACTCCTCCGCCGGCGTGATGGGCAAGATGCTGTCGCTGCAGAACTTGGCCGTTGCCGCCGCGGCGGTGGGGCTTGACGGCGCCGAGGGGACCCTGTTCCGGAAACTCATCGGCTGGAGCCTGGGGCTCCTTGCGCTCATCACCGTGCTGATCTTCCTGCAGTCCACCCCCGTGCTCGGCTGGATGGTGCCCTGA
- a CDS encoding GntR family transcriptional regulator translates to MPGRIAAVSIVDAVASDLRNRIFAGALGSGDALTESEVASSYDVARPTAKASIEKLVGEGLLDRGTHKTARVVELGPDSVRDIYLARAYLESEVLRRLATAREVPAAAVQANRDIAAVQTGAPLDVVEPDMRFHTSLIDAVGNERISRMYRSLVGEVRLCMVRIQSLHLLDTALIQAEHQRILELIGAGQGEAAAVLLDEHLGRARERLVAAMGGTAGPEAAQPSGLFTE, encoded by the coding sequence GTGCCTGGCCGAATTGCAGCAGTCTCGATCGTGGACGCGGTCGCCTCGGATCTGCGAAACCGGATCTTTGCCGGTGCGCTTGGCTCCGGGGACGCCCTGACGGAGTCGGAGGTCGCCTCCTCCTACGACGTGGCGCGGCCGACGGCGAAGGCCTCAATCGAGAAGCTGGTCGGCGAGGGGCTGCTGGACCGCGGGACCCACAAAACCGCCCGGGTGGTCGAACTCGGCCCGGATTCCGTGCGGGACATCTATCTCGCCCGCGCGTATCTGGAAAGCGAAGTGCTGCGCCGGCTCGCAACCGCGCGGGAGGTTCCGGCCGCGGCGGTGCAGGCCAACCGCGACATCGCGGCGGTTCAGACCGGCGCTCCGCTCGACGTCGTCGAACCGGACATGCGGTTCCACACCAGCCTGATCGACGCCGTGGGCAACGAACGCATCAGCCGGATGTACCGCTCGCTCGTGGGTGAGGTGCGGCTGTGCATGGTCCGGATTCAGTCCCTCCACCTCCTGGACACCGCGCTGATCCAGGCGGAACACCAGAGGATCCTCGAGCTGATCGGGGCCGGACAGGGCGAGGCTGCCGCCGTCCTCCTCGACGAACACTTGGGGCGCGCCCGTGAGCGGCTGGTCGCTGCCATGGGAGGAACCGCCGGCCCGGAGGCTGCACAGCCGTCCGGGCTGTTTACGGAGTAG
- a CDS encoding ATP-binding cassette domain-containing protein: protein MAHIDVSNIDYFLSDGTQLLNGVTFKVPDGTKTALIGPNGTGKTTLFRIISGDLVPDEGVVGRSGNMGIMRQFVGQVRDDSTVRDLLVSAAPPALAAAARTVDEAELAMMEHDDEPTQMKYAQAIVDWGDAGGYDVETVWDEVCMAALGLPFDRAQHRPASSLSGGEQKRLVLEALFAGPDQLLLLDEPDNYLDVPGKRWLEAKLNESKKTVLFISHDRELLNNAAGRIVTLEPGINGAGAWIHGGGFGTYVEARADRNARFEELRKRWDEEHVKLKELVNMYKNKAAFRSDMANRYHAAQTRLAKFLEAGPPEALPIEQNVQMRLKGGRTAKRAVVAEKLGLTGLMKPFSTEVWFGDRVGVLGSNGSGKSHFLRLLATGGTDPEREHLPVSDVDIAEVPHDGTVKLGARIRPGFFAQTHVRPDLLGKTLLEILHRGDEHRSGMGREAAAGALDGYGLAPQSEQKYESLSGGQQARFQILLLQLSGATLLLLDEPTDNLDLHSAEALERAINHFEGTVLAVTHDRWFARTFDRFLVFGSDGKVYESAEPVWDEKRVERAR, encoded by the coding sequence GTGGCTCATATTGACGTTTCCAACATCGATTACTTCCTCTCCGACGGCACACAGCTGCTCAACGGTGTGACCTTCAAGGTTCCGGACGGCACTAAAACTGCTCTGATCGGACCCAACGGAACCGGCAAAACAACGCTGTTCAGGATCATCTCCGGAGACCTTGTCCCGGACGAAGGTGTGGTCGGGCGCTCCGGCAACATGGGAATTATGCGGCAGTTCGTGGGTCAGGTCCGGGATGATTCAACCGTCCGTGACCTTCTGGTCTCCGCCGCGCCTCCCGCCCTGGCAGCCGCCGCCCGCACCGTCGACGAGGCCGAACTGGCGATGATGGAGCACGACGACGAGCCCACCCAGATGAAGTATGCCCAAGCCATTGTGGACTGGGGCGACGCCGGCGGGTACGACGTCGAAACGGTCTGGGACGAGGTCTGTATGGCTGCCCTGGGGCTCCCCTTTGACCGGGCGCAGCACCGGCCCGCGTCCAGCCTCTCCGGCGGTGAACAGAAGCGCCTGGTGCTGGAGGCACTCTTCGCCGGCCCGGACCAGTTGCTGCTGCTGGATGAACCGGACAACTACCTTGACGTTCCCGGTAAGCGCTGGCTCGAGGCGAAGCTCAACGAATCGAAAAAGACAGTCCTATTCATCAGCCACGACCGTGAGTTGCTCAACAATGCAGCGGGCCGCATCGTTACCCTTGAACCGGGTATTAACGGTGCCGGGGCCTGGATCCACGGCGGCGGGTTCGGGACCTACGTGGAGGCCCGAGCGGACCGGAACGCGCGCTTCGAGGAGCTCCGGAAGCGCTGGGACGAGGAGCACGTGAAGCTCAAGGAACTTGTCAACATGTACAAGAACAAGGCCGCGTTCCGCTCGGACATGGCCAACCGCTACCACGCCGCCCAGACCAGGCTGGCGAAGTTCCTCGAAGCCGGCCCGCCCGAGGCGCTGCCGATCGAGCAGAACGTGCAGATGCGGCTCAAGGGCGGGCGCACCGCCAAGCGCGCCGTCGTCGCCGAGAAACTGGGCCTCACCGGTTTGATGAAGCCGTTCTCGACCGAAGTGTGGTTCGGCGACCGAGTCGGCGTCCTGGGTTCCAACGGCTCCGGCAAGAGCCATTTCCTGCGTCTGCTGGCCACCGGCGGTACCGACCCGGAGCGGGAGCACCTGCCGGTTTCCGACGTTGACATCGCCGAAGTGCCGCACGACGGAACGGTGAAGCTGGGCGCCCGCATCCGGCCCGGTTTCTTCGCCCAGACGCACGTCCGCCCGGACCTGCTGGGCAAGACCCTGCTCGAAATCCTGCACCGCGGAGACGAGCACCGCTCCGGGATGGGGCGCGAAGCCGCCGCCGGTGCACTCGACGGATACGGCCTGGCCCCGCAGTCGGAACAGAAGTATGAATCCCTCTCCGGCGGCCAGCAGGCCCGCTTCCAGATCCTGCTGCTGCAGCTCTCCGGCGCCACATTGCTGCTGCTGGACGAACCTACGGACAACCTGGACCTGCATTCGGCCGAAGCGCTGGAACGCGCCATCAACCACTTCGAAGGCACCGTCCTGGCGGTGACGCACGACCGCTGGTTCGCACGGACCTTCGACCGCTTCCTGGTCTTTGGCTCCGACGGCAAGGTCTACGAATCGGCCGAGCCCGTCTGGGACGAAAAGCGCGTCGAGCGCGCCCGCTAG
- a CDS encoding penicillin-binding transpeptidase domain-containing protein, whose product MGKSSKLSLALVGLILGGSLVGCSDGRAGAQDAAKQLASAVAALDVAAVLFEGKDSGAANEQLKEVFKALDPAKPSVVTGELKLDKDTATIPLDYSWKIGTGEWKYTTFAQLKKSGDKWLTVWNPASLVPELADGEVLGTMSQSPARADILGAGDAKLVTYRPVVNVGIDKPRLGTADPAASATRLAQLVGVDPAAYSQQVAAAGAEAFVPAITLRQDGQSITDDQIAAIPGARAIADSLPLAPTRTFARALLGTVAEANAEQIEKSGGALKAGDTTGTGGLQQQYDAQLRGTDGIQVFAEKAGLSAEERQGLLNGGRRGLFQVEITPGTALKTTLDPALQQLAEDVLGKVAPASAIVALRPSSGAVLAAASGPGSNGYDTAMLGQYAPGSIFKIVDSLAMIRNGITPDSIVECPATLSVDGRTFKNAEGYPAASLGSVTLRDAFAHSCNTAFINARDTVSQAQQESAATSLGVAVEAPGLGAGAFLGSVPGTSEGTEHAASMIGQGKVLMSPLSAAIMAGSVAKGAPVTPQLVLNPNAGDDSTRAGATAEPTTTSAGPASSAPAPAKTSGTPVTAAEAALLSDMMRAVVTSGHAGFLASVPGAPVGAKTGTAEFGKDDPPKTHAWIVAVHGDLAVAVFVEDGGLGATTSGPLLKEFLTAAG is encoded by the coding sequence ATGGGGAAATCATCAAAACTTTCACTTGCCCTGGTGGGGCTCATACTTGGCGGCTCGTTGGTGGGCTGCTCCGATGGCCGCGCCGGCGCGCAGGATGCGGCGAAACAGCTTGCTTCCGCTGTCGCGGCGCTCGACGTCGCGGCAGTGCTGTTCGAAGGCAAAGACTCCGGAGCGGCCAACGAACAGCTAAAAGAGGTGTTCAAGGCGCTGGATCCGGCCAAGCCTTCAGTCGTGACCGGCGAGCTGAAACTGGACAAGGACACCGCTACGATCCCGCTGGACTACAGCTGGAAGATCGGCACCGGCGAGTGGAAATACACCACCTTCGCCCAGCTCAAGAAATCGGGCGACAAGTGGCTCACCGTCTGGAACCCGGCGTCGCTGGTGCCCGAACTGGCAGACGGCGAAGTCCTCGGCACCATGTCCCAGTCGCCGGCGCGGGCTGACATCCTGGGTGCTGGGGACGCCAAGCTGGTTACCTACCGGCCGGTGGTGAACGTCGGCATCGACAAGCCCCGGCTGGGGACCGCCGATCCCGCAGCTTCCGCCACCCGGCTCGCCCAACTGGTGGGAGTCGACCCCGCCGCCTATTCCCAACAGGTCGCCGCGGCCGGTGCGGAAGCCTTTGTCCCGGCCATTACCCTGCGCCAGGACGGCCAGAGCATCACTGACGATCAAATTGCCGCGATTCCCGGGGCCCGGGCGATCGCTGACTCCCTTCCGCTGGCACCGACCCGAACCTTCGCCCGCGCACTTCTGGGCACCGTTGCCGAGGCCAACGCCGAACAAATTGAAAAGTCCGGCGGGGCACTCAAAGCCGGCGACACCACGGGAACCGGCGGACTGCAGCAGCAGTACGATGCCCAACTCCGCGGCACCGACGGCATCCAGGTCTTCGCGGAAAAAGCCGGCCTCTCCGCCGAAGAACGGCAAGGGCTGCTGAACGGCGGACGCCGGGGCTTGTTCCAGGTGGAGATCACGCCGGGGACGGCGCTGAAGACCACGCTGGACCCGGCCCTGCAACAACTGGCCGAGGATGTTCTGGGCAAGGTCGCACCGGCGTCGGCCATCGTGGCGCTGCGGCCCTCCAGCGGCGCGGTGCTTGCCGCCGCTTCAGGCCCGGGAAGCAACGGCTACGACACTGCCATGCTGGGCCAGTACGCCCCCGGTTCCATCTTCAAAATCGTGGATTCCCTGGCCATGATCCGCAACGGTATAACTCCCGATTCGATCGTTGAGTGCCCCGCAACATTGTCCGTCGACGGCCGTACCTTCAAAAATGCCGAAGGCTATCCGGCGGCTTCTCTGGGTTCCGTGACCCTGCGGGACGCTTTTGCGCACTCCTGCAACACGGCCTTTATCAATGCCCGCGATACTGTCAGCCAGGCCCAGCAGGAATCCGCGGCCACCTCCTTGGGCGTGGCCGTGGAAGCTCCCGGTCTTGGAGCCGGCGCGTTCCTTGGCTCCGTCCCCGGGACCTCCGAAGGCACCGAGCACGCCGCGTCGATGATCGGCCAGGGCAAGGTGCTGATGTCTCCGCTGTCAGCGGCCATTATGGCCGGATCCGTCGCCAAGGGCGCCCCCGTTACCCCGCAGCTCGTGCTGAATCCCAACGCCGGCGACGATTCCACCCGGGCGGGTGCGACGGCCGAGCCGACGACGACATCGGCTGGCCCGGCGTCGTCAGCTCCGGCTCCGGCGAAAACCTCGGGGACGCCGGTGACCGCGGCCGAGGCCGCCTTGCTCTCGGACATGATGCGGGCCGTCGTGACCTCCGGACATGCAGGCTTCCTCGCATCCGTTCCCGGAGCGCCGGTGGGCGCCAAGACCGGGACCGCAGAGTTCGGCAAGGACGATCCACCCAAGACCCACGCCTGGATCGTGGCGGTGCACGGCGACCTTGCTGTTGCTGTCTTCGTCGAGGACGGCGGACTCGGCGCCACGACCTCCGGCCCGCTCCTGAAGGAGTTCCTTACCGCTGCGGGCTAG
- a CDS encoding NAD(P)/FAD-dependent oxidoreductase — MPDVAVVGSGPNGLAAAVTLARAGLKVHVYEAAPTLGGGLRTGELMEPGHFHDVCSAVHPMALASPFFRQFELSRRIRLEVPDVSYGTPLDGGQAALAYRSLERTAAGLGRDGVAFARLMAPLVDRADGVTDLALNQLLRLPKDPMAAALFGARVLEQGSPLWRARFREELAPALLTGVAAHAVSKLPAPAAAAAGLMLATLAHTGGWPVPIGGSAAIAQAMVADIKAHGGDVETAARIGSLAELPPVRATLLDVAPPGLLALADGRLPERYRRALESFRFGDAACKVDFILSGPVPWAAPELADAGTVHVGGTRAEMAEAENLVAAGRHPDRPYVLVSQPSRFDAGRAPAGRHILWSYCHVPAGSTVDMAEAVTAQLERFAPGFRDLVRSRHVTTAAGLAGYNENYVGGDFSAGMMDLRGIIRRPVLGTAPWRTPLPGVYLCSSSTPPGPGVTGMPGYHAAKYALKDIFGLTLPSLAL; from the coding sequence ATGCCTGATGTCGCAGTTGTGGGATCAGGACCGAACGGGCTTGCCGCGGCCGTGACCTTGGCCCGCGCCGGACTGAAGGTGCACGTTTACGAGGCGGCGCCGACACTGGGCGGCGGCCTGCGCACCGGGGAACTGATGGAGCCCGGCCACTTTCATGATGTCTGCTCGGCAGTACACCCGATGGCCTTGGCCTCGCCTTTCTTCCGGCAGTTCGAGCTGTCCCGCCGGATCCGGCTGGAGGTTCCCGACGTTTCGTACGGGACACCTCTCGACGGCGGCCAGGCGGCCCTTGCGTACCGCTCACTCGAGCGCACCGCTGCCGGCCTGGGCCGCGACGGCGTGGCTTTCGCGCGGCTCATGGCCCCGTTGGTGGACCGTGCCGATGGCGTTACGGACCTGGCCTTGAACCAGCTTCTGCGCCTGCCCAAGGACCCGATGGCGGCGGCCCTGTTCGGTGCCCGGGTGCTGGAACAGGGCTCGCCGCTCTGGCGGGCACGGTTCCGGGAGGAGCTGGCACCGGCGCTGTTGACCGGCGTCGCGGCGCACGCAGTGTCTAAGCTGCCGGCCCCGGCGGCGGCCGCAGCCGGCCTTATGCTGGCGACGCTGGCCCACACGGGGGGCTGGCCCGTTCCGATAGGCGGATCCGCGGCAATCGCCCAGGCCATGGTGGCGGACATCAAAGCGCACGGCGGAGATGTGGAAACAGCTGCCAGGATCGGGTCCCTGGCGGAGCTTCCACCGGTCCGGGCGACGTTACTGGACGTGGCACCGCCGGGGCTGCTGGCTCTGGCGGACGGACGGCTCCCGGAACGGTACCGGCGCGCCCTGGAGTCGTTCCGGTTCGGCGACGCGGCCTGCAAGGTCGACTTCATCCTGTCCGGACCCGTCCCTTGGGCCGCGCCCGAACTGGCCGATGCCGGCACTGTCCACGTCGGAGGCACCCGGGCGGAGATGGCCGAAGCCGAAAACCTTGTCGCCGCGGGCCGGCATCCGGACCGGCCCTACGTCCTGGTCTCGCAGCCATCACGCTTTGACGCCGGCCGGGCACCCGCCGGCCGGCACATCCTGTGGAGCTATTGCCACGTGCCGGCAGGTTCCACCGTGGACATGGCCGAAGCCGTAACAGCCCAGCTGGAGCGCTTCGCCCCCGGATTCCGCGACCTCGTCCGCAGCCGCCACGTCACGACGGCGGCCGGCCTGGCAGGGTATAACGAGAACTATGTCGGCGGTGACTTCAGTGCCGGAATGATGGACCTCCGCGGGATCATCAGGCGGCCCGTCCTGGGCACCGCACCCTGGCGCACGCCGCTGCCGGGCGTGTACCTGTGTTCGTCCTCCACACCTCCGGGTCCCGGGGTGACCGGGATGCCGGGGTACCATGCTGCTAAATATGCCTTGAAGGACATATTCGGGCTCACGCTGCCTTCGCTCGCACTTTAG